ACAATCCCAAGCGGATCGAAGTCAGCCGCGCCGCCTCTACCAACGAGAACATCACCGCCTTCAAGGTGCCGGTGAAGAACCGTCAGAAGCGCGACACTCTGGAATGGCTGCTGAGGAACGATCACGTGGAAACCGCGATCGTCTTCTCCAACCGCAAGACCACGGTGCGCGAGCTCAACAAGCATCTCCAGCGCAGCGGCTTCGCCAGCGGCGAAATCCACGGCGACATCGACCAGTCGACCCGGATCAAGGAACTTGACCGCTTCAAGAAGGGCGAAATCAATATCCTCGTCGCCAGCGATGTCGCGGCGCGCGGGCTCGACATCAAGGGCGTGAGCCACGTCTTCAATTACGACACGCCCTGGCATCCCGACGATTACGTCCACCGCATCGGCCGCACGGGCCGGGCCGGGGCCAAGGGTCGCGCTTTCACCTTCGTATCCGAAGGCGACGAGGAAGCGATCGAGAATGTCGAGAAGCTGACCAAGGCCAAGATCCCGGTGTTCGGCAAGAACGACGTGCGCGTCGAACTGGCCGAAGCCGGTGCCGAACCCGAGCGGGAAGAAAAGCCGAAGCGCTCGCGCCGATCGCGCGAGGACGAGGGCGAGCAGGATCGGCGTCCGGCAAAGCGGAAACGTGATGCTTCGGGCGAGCAGGACAGCCGCCCCCCGCGCGGCAGGTCGCGGCGCGACGAGAGCGATGGCGAACGTATTCCCGCCGGCGAATGGAACGGGCCGCAGCCCAGTTTCCTGGGAGTCAGCGCGACCTGATCGAAGCTCGGATGCTGCCTAACTGGCAGCAGTCACGAAGCTGTCGATCACGCGCTTCGTTCCGGCTTTCTCGAATTCGATCTCCAGCTTGTTGCCTTCCTGATCGGTCACGGTGCCGTAACCGAACTTGTCATGGAACACGCGTGCGCCGATCGCGATGTCGTTGCGCGGCTTGGCGGCGAAGCTCGCCGCGCTCCGGCTGTTCTCGCGAACGCGGGCCTGTTTGGGATCGTACCCGGTCGCGAGCGCACGCTGCCAGCCGGGGCCGCGCGCGTTGCTCTTGTCGGGGCGTTCGCTGCTGACATGGGCGAAGGGGTCCTCGCTCTCGGTCCAGTTCGCGCGCCAGAGCGACGCGCCCCCGGTCATGGTCGTCTCGCGCTCGACATGATCGTCGGGCAGTTCCTCGACGAAGCGGCTGGGGATCGAGCTGGTCCACTGGCCGAAGATGCGGCGGTTCGCGGCGTGGAGGATAGTGCAGCGGCGCCGGGCGCGGGTGATCGCAACATAGGCGAGGCGGCGCTCTTCCTCGAGGCTGGCGAGCCCGCCCTCGTCGAGCGAGCGCTGGCTGGGGAACACCCCTTCCTCCCAGCCGGGTAGGAAGACGTGATTGAATTCGAGGCCCTTGGCGGCGTGCATGGTCATGATCGTGACCTTCTCGCCATTATCGCGCGCATCATTATCCATGACGAGGCCGACATGCTCCAGAAAATCGCCGAGCGTGTCGTATTCCTCCATCGCACGGGCGAGTTCGGACAGGTTTTCCAGCCGCCCGGCGCTTTCGGCGCTGCGGTCCTTCTGGAGCATTTCCTCGTAGCCGCTCTCGACCAGCACCTGTCGCAGGAGGTTGGCGGGCGTTTCGGTCTCCGCCGCCTCGCGCCAGACGACGAAGTGACGGAGCAGGCCGATCAGCGTGTTGCGGGCGCGGGGGGGCAATTCGTCGCTGTCGGCAAGGTCGAGGCTGGCAGCGGCAAGCGGCATTCCAACACGCCGGGCATGGCGGCTCATCGCTTCCAGCGTCTTGGCGCCGAGGCCGCGCTTGGGCTGGTTGTAGATCCGTTCGAAGGCGAGATCGTCCGCCGGCTGCGCGATCACTCGCAGATAGGCGAGAGCATCGCGGATCTCCGCACGCTCGTAGAAGCGGAAGCCGCCAACGATGCGGTAGTTGAGGCCGATCTGGATGAAGCGGTCCTCGAACTCGCGGGTCTGGTACTGCGCGCGCACTAGAATGGCGATCTGGTCGAGCGGGCAGCCCTCGCGCTCCAGCCGCTCGATCTCCTCGCCCACGCGGCGCGCTTCCTCGGGCGCGTCCCACACCCCGACGACACGGACTCTGTCGCCCGCCGGAAGCTCGGTCCACAGCGTCTTGCCGAGCCGCTGGCTGTTCGCGTCGATCAGGCCGGAGGCGGCGGCGAGGATCTGTGGGGTCGAGCGGTAGTTCTGTTCGAGCTTCACGACCTTGGCGCCGGGAAAATCTTTCTCGAAGCGGAGAATGTTGGCGACCTCCGCACCGCGCCAGGAATAGATCGACTGATCGTCGTCTCCCACCACGCAGATGTTCTTGCGCTCCTGTGCCAGCAGGCGAAGCCAGAGATACTGAACCTGGTTGGTGTCCTGGTACTCGTCGACGAGGATGTATTTGAAGCGCTGTTGATATTGCTCAAGCACGTCGCGATGCTGGCGGAAGATGTTCAGCACATGGAGCAGCAGGTCGCCGAAATCGCAGGCGTTGAGGCTCTTCAGCCGTTCCTGATAGAGGCGATAGAATTCCGTACCGCGCCCATTGGCGAAGCTCTCGTTCTCAACCGCATCCAGATCGCCGGGATTGAGACCGCGATTCTTCCAGCGATCGATCAGACCGGCGAGTTGGCGGGCGGGCCAGCGCTTCTCGTCGAGATCGTTTTCCTGGATCAGTCGCTTGAGCAGCCGCAGCTGATCGTCAGTATCGAGGATGGTGTAGTTCGATTGCAGACCGACCAGCTCGGCATGGCGGCGCAGCATCTTGGCGCCGATCGAGTGGAAGGTGCCGAGCCACGGCATCCCTTCCACCGCCTGTCCGATATGCCCGCCGACCCGCTCGCGCATTTCGCGCGCGGCCTTGTTGGTGAAGGTGACGCAGAGGATCTCGCTCGGCCAGGCAAGGCGCATCGCGATGAGATGCGCCAGACGCGCCGTGAGCGCCGCGGTCTTGCCCGTTCCCGCACCTGCGAGCATCAGCACCGGCCCATCGGTCGTCACCACCGCCTCGCGCTGGGGGTCGTTCAGCCGCGCGGCATAGGGAGGCAGCGCCGCGTCGGGCGTGTCGAGGGGGGCGGGCAGGTCTGACATGATGCAGTGAACAGGTAGGGAACGGCAGCGTTCCGCGCAAGCGCTGCGACCAGCCGTTGCCTGTTGGGGGACGGAATATCGGAACCAGTCCGAGACCGCGTTCGTTGTGTGAAAAATGATGACCTGAGCAATTTGCTAAGAAACAGGAGGTTCGTAATGAAAACCCTACTCGCAGCCGGTGCCGCCATCAGCCTGGCCCTCGGTACGGCACCCGCCATCGCCCAGTCGGACGAGATGCCGATGACCGCGCAACAGCAGACCATGTATGATGCCTGGCCGGCCGATCGCCAGTCGAGCTATGATGCGTGGCCGATGGAGGCCAAGACGTATTTCTGGACGCTCAACGATCAGCAGAAGAGCGGCTGGTGGGTCCTCAACGACGAACAGCGCATGCGGATCATTGGCATGACGCCGCAGCAGCGCACCGCGGCCTGGACTTCGATCATGAACCAGATGAGCGGTACAGCCGCGACCGCGACAACGGCTGCGCCCGCTGGTTCCGCTACCGCGACGACCGGCGCCCGCACTAACCAAGCTGCGGCAGGCGGGATGGCCTCGACTAGCGGCGCCATGCGCTTCGTCAGCAGCGAGCGCGTGCAGCCGACCCCGGACGATCAGGGTCCGCCGAGCGGCGACGTTCCGATCTGCACCGCCAACCAGCAGGACAACTGCATCAACTCGTGGGAAGCCCGCAAGACAGGCAATCGTCCGCTCGAACAATGGCCGGGCCGTCCCGCCAGCGAAATGGACTGATCTTCGAGACGTCCTGCCCATGCGCGACTCTCGAGACCGCGCCGGGCACGGAGGGGGCGGAGCCGCCGCGGCGGCTCTGCCCCTTTTCCATTTTCGCGGGAGGGCGAGCCGATCGGGTCGCTTCCATCTCACGGCCGAAAGTGGATAATTCTATTCGCCGCATTTCTGACACAATTGCCGCCGGGGCGATGGTCTGGCAGGACCGGCCTTTGGCGCCATCCTTGTGATCGCACCGGGCGATTGCCAAGTCGAAGACGTGCCAAGCGGGGGATACGCAAAGGCACGAAGGTTCGTCGCGTTTTGGGCAATCGAAGGAGATTACCGATGCGCAATATCATGATCACAGGCCTCATGGCCGGGGCCGCTTTTTCGACCGCTGCCGTCGCGCAGATGAAGCAGCCACCAACCGAGGCACCCACGGCCAGCCCGACGACACAGACCCCGCCTGCAACGCAAGACCCTATGGCCGATCCTATGGCGCATACTGCGCCCGACAGTCCGGCCGACCAACAGGTTGTCGACGCTATCGACAATATGGCGGGCGGCGAGATGACTGCCGAACAGCAGGCGCAGCACGATGCCTGGCCTGCCGAAACGCAGACCTATTACGCCAGCCTGACACCCCAGCGGCAGCAACTTTTCTGGCAGTTGCGCGACGCGGACAAGGTCGCCCTGTCGCAGTTGCCCGAGGCCGAGAAGGAAAGCACTTGGCAGATGATCGAGCAGCAGGCGCAGGGCATGGCCCCGGCGCGCTGACCGATCAGTCGGGAGAGGCGAGGCGGAGCAGCGTGAGCTTCGCCTTGCCGACCCGCCTTTCGGCTTCGATGCGAAGTCCCTTCACCGCGATATCCTCGTCCCGCGCGGTTTCCAGCGCGGTCCATGTCGCCTCCCCGATCCAGCCGAGGCGCAGCAGGCGGTCCAGGGCAACCTGGCCCGCTTCCGTACCGTAGGGCGGGTCGAGCAGGATCAGGTCGAGCGGCCGGCTGGCCGGACCCATGCTCATCACCGATCCCGAATGCACCGTCGCCCGGTCTCGTGCCTTCAGCGATGCGATGTTCTCGCGAATGCTGTCGAGCGCGCGGCTTTCCTGTTCGACGAATAGGCACTTCGCCGCCCCGCGCGAAAGGGCTTCCAGACCAAGCGCGCCGGACCCGGCAAAGAGATCCGCCACCGCCAGCTCCTCGAAGGATCCCAGCCGACTGGCGAGCATGCTGAACAGCGTCTCGCGCGTCCTATCCGCCGTCGGACGGGTGCTCTCGCCATTGGGTGCGACCAGTTTGCGGCCGCGCCACTCGCCCGCAATGATCCTCATCGCCGGTCGAGCCCCTTGCGGAAGCGCTCGAGATCACCGCTGCGCACTTCCTGCGCCTGGCCGCGCGGCAGGTCGGCGAGCGGGAAAGGGCCATAGGCAGTGCGGATCAGACGGTTCACCTCCAGCCCGAGATGTTCGAGCACCCGGCGGACTTCGCGGTTCTTGCCTTCGGTCAGGCTCATCTCGATCCAGTGGTTGCGTCCGCCGCCGCCGCGTTCGAGATCGGCCTCGATCCTTCCGTAGTTCACGCCGTCAACGGTGACGCCCTCGATCAGTTCGTCGAGCTGGGCCTGCGTGATCTCGCCGAAGGCGCGCGCGCGGTAGCTGCGCGGTACGCCGCTGGAGGGCAGCTCCATCGCGCGCTTCAGCTCGCCGTCATTGGTCAGCAGCAGCAGCCCTTCGGTGCTCCAGTCGAGCCGCCCGATCGGCATCAGCCGCGGCGTGCCCTTGGGCAGAGCATTGCGCAGCGCCGTATAGATCGTGGGTCGCCCCTTGGGATCGCGCTCCGCCGTCAGCAGTCCGGCGGGCTTGTGAAAGCGGAACAGCCGCGCCGCTTCGGGCCGGGCAACAGGATTGCCGTCCACTGTCACCCCGCGCAGGTCTGCGAGCTTGACCGCGGGCGTATCGAGCACCTTGCCCTCGATCGCGACGCGCCCGTCGGCGATCATCCGCTCGACCTCGCGGCGGCTGGCGACGCCCGCGCGGGCGAGAAGCTTGGCGATGCGATCGCCTGTATCGGGAAGTCTGTCGGCCATGGCGCGCCGGGTAGGCCGTCAGTTTGCCGCGCGCAACGCCTCTTCCACGATCTCGTGATAACGGTGCACGCCGGTTTCGAGCGTTCCGACCGTGAGTTCCGCGATCGCGCCGCTGGCAAGGCCGTTCTGTCCGAGCTCGGCAGCGCGGAAATCCTCGCTCGCGAAAACCCCGCCATCGAGCAGCGCCCAGCTGCGTTCCCAGTGGTCGCGCGCCTTGTCCGTCGCGGGGGCTTCGGGGATGAGCATGAAATCCTCGACCAAGGTGAGGTCGTGCGCGTGCGGCATCATCGTCATCAGGTTGATGTAGTCCGGACTGGGAATGATGAGCGCGCCGGGCAGCATCTGGTAGGCGAAGGTGATCACTCGGCGCAGCGCGGCCATGTCGGTGAGGTCGACTCCGTCCATCTGCTCCAGCCGGCCGACGGCGCTGCGCGAATGCGGCCCGATCTGATCGCCGCTGGTCACCCCGTCCTTGAAGAACGGGCCGATCGTCTTCGCGTGGAGCCGGGTGACGTGGTAACTTTCGAGGAAGGCATCCATGATGAGCTTCCAGTTGCCGCGCACCGTGTGGGTCTTGCGGCGGAACAGGACATGATCGCGCGTCCCGAAAGCGTCCATGTCGGCGCCGATGGTTTTCGCGTCGCTCCAGTCGGGGTTCTCTACGGGAGAGAACCAGATCAGCCCGCCGCTTTCAAGGCTGGGCAGTTCGACAAGCCCGTAATCGCCCTTGTCCAGACCCGGAAAGCTCTCGGGCCGGGGCAGGGCGAGCAGCCGCCCGTCGGTCGAATAGGTCCAGGCGTGATAGGGGCAGACCAGCCGCTTGCCGCACCGGACCTCGCTGCCCTCGACCAGCCGCGTTCCGCGATGGCGGCAGACATTGAGGAACACGCGCACCTTGCCCTGCCCATCGCGCGCGATCAGCAGCGGACGGCCGGTGCTGTCATGCGGCACCGCCATGCCCGGATCGGGAATGAGCGCGGAAGGGCACAGGATTTGCGGCATCCGGTCGAAGATCGCGCTGCGCTCGCGCTCGTAATAGCAAGGATCGGTGTAGACCGAGGCCGGAACGGTGCGGATCGCCGCCTCCGAATGTGTCCCCCCGTCGCCGACCTGCCGCGCGAGGGCGAGCTGCCCTTCGGTCGGGCGGCGCGATGCGGCGAGTGTGTCTTGCGCGGCCATCGTTCCTGTTCCTTTCATCCGAGACGCGCTAGGGTCGCAAAAAATTACGGGAATTGGAAGGACGTTAGCGTATGGCCGAAGCGGGAGCGGCGACAGAAAAACCATCCAAATGGCGTGCTCTCGGACTGGCCCTGCGCAACCGCAAGACGGCTTTCATGGCCGTGTTCGGCTTTGCCAGCGGGCTGCCCTTCGCGCTGTTCCTCGGCACGCTCTACGCCTGGCTGACCGAGGCCGAGGTGGACCTCGAAACGATGGGCGTCTTCTCGCTCATCGGGCTGGCCTATGCTTTCCAGTTCCTCTGGTCGCCGCTGGTCGACCGGGTGGATATTCCGGCGCTGCGCAAGCTGGGCAAGCGCAAGCAGTGGATCGCGCCGATGCAATTGCTGCTCGGCGTCATTCTGGTGACGATGAGCCTGCTCGATCCGGGCACGCAACTCGGCTGGTTCAGCCTGCTCGCCGGGATCGGTGCTTTCGCCAGCGCCACGCAGGACATCGTCATCAACGCCTGGCGGATCGACGTGGCCGACGAGGAAGCGACGATCGACATCCTCTCGACCGTCACCCAGATGGGCTTCCGCCTTGCTGCGCTGGTGGGCGGCGCGCTTGGCCTCATCATCGCCGAGCGGATCGGCTGGCCGCAGACCTATGTGGTGATGGGTGTCATCATGCTCGCGATCGGGATCGCCGGCCTGTTCGCGCCCGACGCCGATGTCGACCGGGCCGCGGCGATGAGCGAACACGCCGAGCGCACGGCCGAGCTCTACGAGGCCGGCGAACTCGAAC
The genomic region above belongs to Qipengyuania spongiae and contains:
- a CDS encoding DEAD/DEAH box helicase is translated as MTFADLGLSHDLLKAVEASGYTEPTPIQAQAIPPVLMMKDIVGIAQTGTGKTASFVLPMIDVLASGRRRALMPRSLILAPTRELAAQVAENFEKYGKNHDLKLALLIGGVQMGDQVKALNEGVDVLIATPGRLMDLFERGKILLNGCELLVIDEADRMLDMGFIPDIEFICSKLPEARQTLLFSATMPPPIEKLAAKFLNNPKRIEVSRAASTNENITAFKVPVKNRQKRDTLEWLLRNDHVETAIVFSNRKTTVRELNKHLQRSGFASGEIHGDIDQSTRIKELDRFKKGEINILVASDVAARGLDIKGVSHVFNYDTPWHPDDYVHRIGRTGRAGAKGRAFTFVSEGDEEAIENVEKLTKAKIPVFGKNDVRVELAEAGAEPEREEKPKRSRRSREDEGEQDRRPAKRKRDASGEQDSRPPRGRSRRDESDGERIPAGEWNGPQPSFLGVSAT
- a CDS encoding ATP-dependent helicase gives rise to the protein MSDLPAPLDTPDAALPPYAARLNDPQREAVVTTDGPVLMLAGAGTGKTAALTARLAHLIAMRLAWPSEILCVTFTNKAAREMRERVGGHIGQAVEGMPWLGTFHSIGAKMLRRHAELVGLQSNYTILDTDDQLRLLKRLIQENDLDEKRWPARQLAGLIDRWKNRGLNPGDLDAVENESFANGRGTEFYRLYQERLKSLNACDFGDLLLHVLNIFRQHRDVLEQYQQRFKYILVDEYQDTNQVQYLWLRLLAQERKNICVVGDDDQSIYSWRGAEVANILRFEKDFPGAKVVKLEQNYRSTPQILAAASGLIDANSQRLGKTLWTELPAGDRVRVVGVWDAPEEARRVGEEIERLEREGCPLDQIAILVRAQYQTREFEDRFIQIGLNYRIVGGFRFYERAEIRDALAYLRVIAQPADDLAFERIYNQPKRGLGAKTLEAMSRHARRVGMPLAAASLDLADSDELPPRARNTLIGLLRHFVVWREAAETETPANLLRQVLVESGYEEMLQKDRSAESAGRLENLSELARAMEEYDTLGDFLEHVGLVMDNDARDNGEKVTIMTMHAAKGLEFNHVFLPGWEEGVFPSQRSLDEGGLASLEEERRLAYVAITRARRRCTILHAANRRIFGQWTSSIPSRFVEELPDDHVERETTMTGGASLWRANWTESEDPFAHVSSERPDKSNARGPGWQRALATGYDPKQARVRENSRSAASFAAKPRNDIAIGARVFHDKFGYGTVTDQEGNKLEIEFEKAGTKRVIDSFVTAAS
- the rsmD gene encoding 16S rRNA (guanine(966)-N(2))-methyltransferase RsmD, with amino-acid sequence MRIIAGEWRGRKLVAPNGESTRPTADRTRETLFSMLASRLGSFEELAVADLFAGSGALGLEALSRGAAKCLFVEQESRALDSIRENIASLKARDRATVHSGSVMSMGPASRPLDLILLDPPYGTEAGQVALDRLLRLGWIGEATWTALETARDEDIAVKGLRIEAERRVGKAKLTLLRLASPD
- a CDS encoding pseudouridine synthase, whose amino-acid sequence is MADRLPDTGDRIAKLLARAGVASRREVERMIADGRVAIEGKVLDTPAVKLADLRGVTVDGNPVARPEAARLFRFHKPAGLLTAERDPKGRPTIYTALRNALPKGTPRLMPIGRLDWSTEGLLLLTNDGELKRAMELPSSGVPRSYRARAFGEITQAQLDELIEGVTVDGVNYGRIEADLERGGGGRNHWIEMSLTEGKNREVRRVLEHLGLEVNRLIRTAYGPFPLADLPRGQAQEVRSGDLERFRKGLDRR
- a CDS encoding aromatic ring-hydroxylating oxygenase subunit alpha, yielding MAAQDTLAASRRPTEGQLALARQVGDGGTHSEAAIRTVPASVYTDPCYYERERSAIFDRMPQILCPSALIPDPGMAVPHDSTGRPLLIARDGQGKVRVFLNVCRHRGTRLVEGSEVRCGKRLVCPYHAWTYSTDGRLLALPRPESFPGLDKGDYGLVELPSLESGGLIWFSPVENPDWSDAKTIGADMDAFGTRDHVLFRRKTHTVRGNWKLIMDAFLESYHVTRLHAKTIGPFFKDGVTSGDQIGPHSRSAVGRLEQMDGVDLTDMAALRRVITFAYQMLPGALIIPSPDYINLMTMMPHAHDLTLVEDFMLIPEAPATDKARDHWERSWALLDGGVFASEDFRAAELGQNGLASGAIAELTVGTLETGVHRYHEIVEEALRAAN